The proteins below come from a single Rhizobium tropici CIAT 899 genomic window:
- a CDS encoding DUF930 domain-containing protein has translation MEKVAEKRDREIRPGFALSILLHVLFVAIFLLPLFPAPPEAKPEQSVNVELVPQQEEKQELATKANEKPDQPPKPTPKPDEKPAEQTAETQQEPQQPEGKKADEQPPKPSDPSGKKQAEKPAAKPDEAKADKPVEQAKSEPKPDDPAAEKPVEKAEQQPPVVDVPVPDMNGDQKNPTTTQQADTSEQRNNTPPMQPNNAAAEQQAEAQAATDAAAQAQAAQQAQDTLQRTDAKDQMTNATEPPASDSNTKALSSAPDVLTTKEPSDFQVQPPQAASSDLKQQAPAEQVKNETKDLPQIVVPAVKPSPSQQSSQEQSASISQGDPTAGTALFTEAQPKSDAMEMAVRARKLYSDVEMARLSKSNYDAWKKMPRRERVSYLCRSEALAQFGHEFNAPNYVNSAFSPTMLSDTGVSADGVAVPTSKGWYRVAFRCQVDDAALKVTAFSYTSDGRVPKNQLERLGLPAF, from the coding sequence ATGGAAAAGGTCGCGGAAAAACGGGATAGGGAAATAAGGCCGGGCTTTGCCCTGTCGATCCTTTTACACGTCCTGTTTGTCGCGATTTTTTTGCTGCCGCTATTTCCCGCGCCACCCGAGGCGAAGCCCGAGCAGAGCGTCAATGTCGAGCTGGTACCGCAGCAGGAAGAAAAGCAGGAACTCGCGACAAAGGCGAATGAGAAGCCCGATCAGCCTCCGAAGCCGACGCCGAAACCTGACGAGAAGCCGGCGGAGCAGACCGCCGAAACCCAACAGGAGCCACAGCAGCCTGAGGGAAAGAAGGCGGACGAACAGCCGCCCAAGCCATCCGATCCCAGCGGCAAGAAGCAGGCAGAGAAGCCCGCAGCCAAGCCTGACGAGGCCAAGGCTGATAAGCCGGTGGAGCAGGCGAAGTCTGAGCCCAAACCTGATGATCCTGCCGCTGAGAAGCCTGTCGAGAAGGCGGAACAGCAGCCCCCTGTCGTAGACGTACCTGTTCCAGATATGAACGGCGATCAGAAGAATCCGACCACAACACAGCAGGCCGACACCTCGGAGCAGCGAAACAATACACCTCCGATGCAACCAAATAATGCCGCGGCCGAGCAACAGGCAGAGGCACAAGCAGCCACGGACGCGGCTGCACAAGCGCAGGCAGCGCAACAGGCGCAAGATACCCTGCAGCGGACTGATGCCAAAGACCAGATGACAAATGCGACTGAGCCGCCGGCAAGCGACTCGAACACCAAGGCCCTATCATCGGCGCCCGATGTTCTTACGACCAAAGAGCCTTCGGATTTTCAAGTACAGCCGCCGCAGGCGGCGTCATCCGACCTGAAGCAGCAAGCTCCTGCAGAGCAGGTCAAGAATGAAACAAAAGATCTGCCACAGATTGTCGTTCCGGCGGTAAAGCCCTCTCCCTCTCAGCAAAGTTCTCAAGAACAGTCCGCTTCGATCAGTCAAGGTGATCCGACTGCCGGCACTGCATTATTCACTGAAGCGCAGCCTAAATCAGACGCGATGGAGATGGCTGTCCGCGCGAGAAAGCTCTATTCAGATGTCGAGATGGCTCGCTTGTCCAAGAGCAATTATGATGCCTGGAAGAAGATGCCACGTAGGGAACGTGTTTCGTATCTTTGCCGCAGTGAAGCTCTAGCTCAATTTGGGCATGAATTTAACGCGCCAAATTATGTCAATTCGGCATTCTCGCCTACTATGCTGAGTGATACTGGTGTCTCGGCCGATGGGGTAGCGGTTCCGACCTCAAAAGGTTGGTATCGAGTTGCCTTCAGGTGCCAAGTTGACGATGCAGCTTTGAAGGTTACGGCCTTCTCATATACGAGCGATGGACGTGTCCCTAAAAATCAGCTTGAGAGGCTCGGTTTGCCTGCATTTTGA